From a region of the Mycobacteroides saopaulense genome:
- a CDS encoding DUF2207 domain-containing protein, with translation MIRGAVVRLLICLSVCAGWLLAAAPADADGRTGTVAVAMNLADDGTLNVTETITPAKDQVLQRYLPLATMVEGNRIQHFEVNTPASTGNAETSADSAALTITARGPATVTYTVRGAVADVDGHQHVTWPFASGWSSALHDVTASFVSPSTKPSSPECSLGTPGSQTRCTAAQLDHLGVIRVQQNELPPDSFAVFSVMLPAGTVPPSAVFTAIPGAPGPFALTWPSIAALAGLGVITTALAGWVVIARRRDTQAAEIPVTPADPLVHDADGTRFAAPDGVLPGQVGTVVDLRVDAVDLTATIVDLAVRGYLWIAETTTPGAQLDWQISRRAPTDGLLTAYETRLLNALLPQDTETVFASSFQSPGSRLDLGAIPEAMYTDAQRHRWFRRSPEHLGALTRYGIGVLLGGVVITAALALSVGSAMIGVAVCGAGAVSALAGMLLPVRTARGRLLVAHMAALRRYLADLDVAALEPTDREIILTRAAPYAVVLGQLGAWLKAMETLDTAVDGSPGIDWYETASDEVDKTAADITTNLPAFLTILDGVLARGAHLQNLPQN, from the coding sequence ATGATTCGCGGGGCGGTTGTGCGGCTGTTGATATGTCTGTCGGTATGCGCCGGGTGGCTCCTCGCGGCGGCTCCAGCGGACGCGGACGGTCGCACCGGCACTGTCGCGGTGGCCATGAACCTTGCCGACGACGGCACGCTGAATGTCACCGAAACCATCACACCAGCCAAAGACCAAGTGCTGCAACGGTATCTCCCTCTCGCCACGATGGTCGAAGGCAATCGAATTCAGCACTTTGAAGTGAACACCCCGGCCAGCACCGGCAACGCGGAAACCTCAGCCGACAGTGCGGCGCTGACCATCACCGCTCGAGGCCCGGCGACTGTCACCTACACGGTGCGCGGGGCCGTGGCCGACGTCGACGGACACCAGCATGTGACCTGGCCGTTTGCCTCGGGGTGGAGCTCTGCCCTGCACGATGTCACGGCTTCGTTCGTATCCCCGAGTACCAAACCCAGCTCTCCCGAATGTTCTCTGGGCACACCAGGTTCCCAAACACGTTGTACCGCGGCCCAACTTGACCACCTGGGGGTCATCCGGGTTCAGCAGAACGAACTCCCGCCGGACTCATTCGCCGTCTTCAGCGTCATGCTGCCCGCCGGCACGGTTCCGCCCAGCGCCGTCTTCACGGCAATCCCGGGGGCACCGGGCCCCTTCGCGCTGACATGGCCGTCGATCGCCGCGCTCGCGGGGCTCGGTGTCATCACGACCGCATTGGCGGGCTGGGTCGTCATCGCGCGCCGGCGGGACACACAAGCCGCCGAAATCCCCGTCACCCCAGCAGATCCCCTCGTGCATGACGCCGATGGAACGCGATTCGCGGCGCCCGACGGCGTGCTGCCCGGGCAAGTGGGCACCGTTGTCGATCTGCGCGTCGACGCCGTAGACCTCACCGCGACGATCGTCGACCTGGCGGTGCGGGGATACCTGTGGATCGCCGAAACCACCACGCCCGGTGCACAGCTCGATTGGCAGATATCCCGTCGCGCGCCGACGGACGGCCTCCTGACCGCCTACGAGACCCGGTTACTGAATGCCCTGCTCCCCCAGGACACCGAGACTGTCTTCGCATCCAGTTTCCAATCGCCCGGTTCCCGGCTGGATCTCGGCGCCATCCCCGAGGCGATGTACACCGATGCCCAGCGCCATCGGTGGTTCCGCCGTTCGCCCGAACACCTTGGCGCCCTAACCCGTTACGGAATCGGCGTACTGCTCGGCGGTGTCGTGATCACGGCCGCACTGGCGCTCAGCGTCGGCAGCGCCATGATCGGTGTGGCGGTATGCGGCGCGGGAGCCGTCAGCGCGCTGGCGGGCATGTTGCTTCCGGTACGGACCGCGCGTGGCCGGCTGCTGGTGGCACATATGGCCGCGCTGCGCCGGTACCTCGCCGACCTCGATGTGGCGGCCCTGGAGCCCACCGATCGGGAGATCATCCTGACCCGGGCGGCGCCTTACGCCGTGGTCCTGGGGCAGTTGGGTGCATGGCTCAAGGCCATGGAGACACTCGATACCGCCGTAGACGGTTCGCCCGGAATCGATTGGTACGAGACGGCTTCCGATGAAGTCGACAAGACAGCAGCAGATATCACCACGAATCTGCCAGCCTTCCTCACCATTCTGGACGGCGTGTTGGCGCGCGGCGCGCACCTACAGAACCTGCCGCAGAATTGA
- the tpiA gene encoding triose-phosphate isomerase: MSRKPLIAGNWKMNLNHFEAIALVQKIAFSLPDKYFDKVDVTVIPPFTDIRSVQTLVDGDKLRLTYGAQDVSVHDAGAYTGEISGAFLAKLGVTYVVVGHSERRQYHGEDDALVAAKATAALKHGLTPIVCIGEALDIREAGDHVEYNVNSLRGSLAGLTAEQVAQVVIAYEPVWAIGTGRVASAADAQEVCAAIRAELAQIVNAEVASSVRVLYGGSANAKNVGEIVAQEDVDGALVGGASLDGEQFAQMSAIAAGGPLL; this comes from the coding sequence ATGTCGCGTAAGCCGCTGATTGCCGGCAACTGGAAGATGAACCTCAATCATTTCGAGGCCATCGCCCTGGTGCAGAAGATCGCATTCTCGTTACCGGACAAGTACTTCGACAAAGTGGACGTGACGGTCATTCCGCCGTTCACCGACATCCGGAGCGTGCAGACGCTGGTCGACGGGGACAAGTTGCGGCTCACCTATGGTGCGCAGGACGTGTCGGTGCATGACGCGGGTGCGTACACCGGTGAGATCAGCGGTGCCTTCCTGGCCAAGCTGGGCGTCACCTACGTCGTCGTCGGGCACTCCGAGCGCCGGCAGTACCACGGCGAGGACGACGCGCTGGTGGCCGCCAAGGCGACGGCGGCGCTCAAGCACGGTCTGACGCCGATTGTGTGTATCGGTGAGGCTCTCGACATCCGCGAAGCGGGGGATCACGTCGAGTACAACGTGAATTCCTTGCGCGGGTCGCTGGCCGGGCTTACCGCCGAGCAGGTCGCGCAGGTGGTGATCGCCTACGAGCCGGTATGGGCGATCGGCACCGGCCGGGTGGCGAGTGCCGCCGACGCGCAGGAAGTGTGTGCGGCGATCCGGGCCGAGCTGGCGCAGATCGTGAACGCCGAGGTGGCGTCGTCCGTGCGAGTGCTCTACGGCGGCTCGGCCAACGCCAAGAACGTGGGCGAGATCGTCGCCCAGGAGGATGTCGACGGCGCGCTGGTCGGCGGGGCCTCGCTCGACGGTGAGCAGTTCGCCCAGATGTCGGCGATCGCCGCGGGTGGACCGCTGCTCTAA
- a CDS encoding phosphoglycerate kinase: protein MAIKSLNDLLAEGVSGKGVLVRSDLNVPLDDNLNITDPGRIVASVPTIRALAGAGAKVIVTAHLGRPDGKPDPKLSLAPVGAALGELLGQHVQVAGDVVGTDALARAEGLTDGDVLLLENIRFDPRETSKDDAQRLALAQELAELVGGPTGTGGAFVSDGFGVVHRKQASVYDVATLLPHYAGGLVAAEVEVLRVLTASTERPYAVVLGGSKVSDKLAVIESLATKADSLVIGGGMCFTFLAAQGLPVGKSLVQPEMIETCASLLDRYADVIHLPMDIVAADEFAADSPSETVAADAIPEGKMGLDIGPESVKRFTAVLSNAKTIFWNGPMGVFEFPAFAAGTRGVAEAIIAATEKGAFSVVGGGDSAAAVRALDLPDDGFSHISTGGGASLEYLEGKALPGIDVLES from the coding sequence ATGGCGATCAAGTCGCTGAATGACCTGCTGGCCGAGGGAGTTTCGGGCAAGGGTGTGCTGGTCCGCTCGGACCTGAACGTTCCGCTCGATGACAATCTCAATATCACCGATCCCGGTCGCATCGTGGCCTCGGTCCCCACCATCCGCGCGCTCGCGGGTGCCGGGGCCAAGGTCATCGTGACCGCCCACCTGGGCCGTCCGGACGGCAAGCCGGATCCCAAGCTGTCGCTGGCCCCGGTCGGTGCGGCGCTCGGTGAGCTGCTGGGCCAGCATGTGCAGGTGGCAGGTGACGTGGTCGGCACCGACGCGCTGGCGCGTGCCGAAGGCCTGACCGATGGTGATGTGCTGCTGCTGGAGAACATCCGGTTCGACCCGCGCGAGACCAGCAAGGACGACGCACAGCGGCTGGCGCTCGCCCAGGAGCTGGCCGAGCTGGTCGGCGGCCCGACCGGTACCGGTGGAGCCTTTGTCTCCGACGGGTTCGGGGTGGTGCACCGCAAGCAGGCCTCCGTCTACGACGTGGCGACCCTGCTGCCGCATTACGCCGGTGGTCTGGTGGCCGCCGAGGTGGAAGTTCTGCGGGTGCTCACGGCCAGCACCGAGCGTCCGTACGCGGTGGTGCTCGGCGGCTCCAAGGTCTCCGACAAGCTGGCGGTCATCGAATCGCTGGCCACCAAGGCCGACAGCCTGGTGATCGGCGGCGGCATGTGCTTCACCTTCTTGGCCGCGCAGGGACTGCCGGTGGGCAAGTCGCTGGTACAGCCCGAGATGATCGAGACGTGCGCCAGCCTGCTCGACCGGTACGCCGACGTGATCCATCTGCCGATGGACATCGTCGCCGCGGACGAGTTCGCGGCCGATTCGCCCTCGGAAACCGTTGCCGCGGATGCTATTCCGGAGGGCAAGATGGGCCTGGATATCGGGCCGGAGTCGGTGAAGCGGTTCACGGCCGTGCTGTCGAACGCCAAGACCATCTTCTGGAACGGCCCCATGGGTGTGTTCGAGTTCCCGGCGTTCGCGGCGGGCACGCGGGGTGTGGCCGAGGCGATCATCGCGGCCACCGAGAAGGGTGCCTTCAGCGTGGTCGGCGGTGGCGATTCCGCGGCCGCAGTGCGCGCACTGGACCTGCCGGACGATGGCTTCTCGCACATCTCCACCGGTGGTGGCGCATCCCTGGAATACCTTGAAGGCAAGGCGCTTCCGGGTATCGACGTTCTCGAAAGCTAG
- the gap gene encoding type I glyceraldehyde-3-phosphate dehydrogenase, protein MTVRVGVNGFGRIGRNFFRALDAQKAQGINTDIEIVAVNDLTDNATLAHLLKFDSILGRLPYDVSLEGDDTIVVGDHKIKALEVREGPAALPWGDLGVDVVVESTGIFTKRDKAQGHLDAGAKKVIISAPASDEDITIVLGVNDDKYDGSQNIISNASCTTNCLGPLAKVLNDEFGIVKGLMTTIHAYTQDQNLQDGPHGDLRRARAAALNIVPTSTGAAKAIGLVLPELKGKLDGYALRVPIPTGSATDLTVELKKAASAEEINAAMKAAAEGKLKGILKYYDAPIVSSDIVTDPHSSIFDAGLTKVIDDQAKVVSWYDNEWGYSNRLVDLVGLVGKSL, encoded by the coding sequence GTGACTGTCCGGGTAGGCGTAAACGGGTTTGGCCGGATCGGCCGGAACTTCTTTCGGGCACTGGACGCGCAGAAGGCTCAAGGGATCAACACCGACATCGAGATTGTCGCGGTCAACGACCTGACCGACAACGCCACCCTGGCCCACCTGCTGAAGTTCGATTCCATCCTGGGCCGGCTGCCGTACGACGTCAGCCTGGAGGGCGACGACACCATCGTCGTCGGCGACCACAAGATCAAGGCCCTCGAGGTCCGCGAAGGCCCGGCGGCGCTGCCGTGGGGTGACCTGGGTGTCGACGTCGTCGTCGAATCGACCGGTATCTTCACCAAGCGCGACAAGGCCCAGGGCCACCTGGACGCCGGTGCCAAGAAGGTCATCATCTCCGCGCCCGCCAGTGACGAGGACATCACCATCGTGCTGGGCGTCAACGACGACAAGTACGACGGCAGCCAGAACATCATCTCCAACGCCTCGTGCACCACGAACTGCCTCGGGCCGCTGGCCAAGGTGCTCAATGACGAGTTCGGCATCGTCAAGGGCCTGATGACCACCATTCACGCCTACACCCAGGACCAGAACCTGCAGGACGGCCCGCACGGCGACCTGCGCCGCGCCCGTGCCGCCGCGCTGAACATCGTGCCTACCTCGACCGGTGCGGCCAAGGCCATCGGCCTGGTACTGCCCGAGCTCAAGGGCAAGCTCGACGGTTACGCCCTGCGCGTGCCGATCCCCACCGGCTCGGCCACCGACCTCACCGTTGAACTCAAGAAGGCCGCCAGTGCGGAGGAGATCAATGCCGCCATGAAGGCCGCGGCGGAGGGCAAGCTCAAGGGCATCCTCAAGTACTACGACGCGCCGATCGTGTCGTCGGACATCGTCACCGACCCGCACAGCTCGATCTTCGATGCAGGGCTGACCAAGGTGATCGACGACCAGGCCAAGGTTGTCTCCTGGTACGACAACGAGTGGGGTTACTCGAACCGCCTGGTCGACCTGGTCGGCCTGGTCGGCAAGTCGCTGTAA
- a CDS encoding MFS transporter: protein MRHRDYRLLTLGLAITLLGNGMWTVALVWQVIRMGLGPAQVAIVGTTFSVGLLVSVLPAGVAADRLPKLWVMRCSLALQTVLMFTTATLALTGAAHIWHLALNSLLFGIAEGFYIPAYTALLPSLLPADELLAANGIEGVLRPVMQLAAGPAVSAAIVSVWSPGGAFLLEGVLVAAGLCCLLLVRHRHEPPASTDMRQHPLRRAAADLVEGFRYMVHTTWFFATLLFAIGYVLVVVGPIEILLPFVIRDHGGDPGTHATVLALFGLAGAVGSFIVSSLPLARRYLTVMILMWGAGSLPLVLIGFTGHVWMIALAMIVVGGTMQAANVIWGTLMQRRVPEEMLGRAASMDFFVSLVGLPASFALVVPVAHVIGNTTVFVIAGVAPLVLAVAAHIVARLGRDEMAHPLG, encoded by the coding sequence CTGCGACATCGGGACTACCGGCTGCTGACCCTGGGGCTGGCGATCACCCTGCTGGGCAACGGCATGTGGACAGTGGCGCTGGTCTGGCAAGTCATCCGGATGGGACTGGGGCCCGCGCAGGTCGCCATCGTCGGCACCACCTTCAGCGTCGGGCTGCTGGTCAGTGTGTTGCCCGCGGGTGTCGCCGCCGATCGCCTGCCCAAGCTGTGGGTGATGCGGTGCTCGCTGGCGTTGCAGACCGTGCTGATGTTCACCACCGCGACGCTCGCGCTGACCGGTGCAGCGCACATCTGGCATCTGGCGCTCAACTCACTGTTGTTCGGTATCGCCGAGGGTTTCTACATACCGGCCTATACCGCGCTGCTGCCGAGCTTGCTACCCGCCGATGAACTGTTGGCCGCCAATGGAATTGAAGGCGTGTTACGGCCCGTGATGCAGTTGGCGGCCGGGCCCGCGGTCAGCGCGGCGATAGTCAGTGTGTGGTCACCGGGCGGGGCGTTCCTCCTGGAGGGCGTTCTGGTCGCGGCCGGGCTGTGTTGCCTGCTGCTGGTCCGGCACCGGCACGAGCCGCCTGCCTCGACGGATATGCGGCAGCATCCGCTGCGCCGGGCCGCCGCCGACTTGGTCGAGGGATTCCGGTACATGGTGCACACCACCTGGTTCTTCGCCACACTGCTGTTCGCGATCGGCTATGTGCTGGTGGTGGTGGGCCCCATCGAGATCCTGCTGCCGTTCGTCATCCGCGACCACGGCGGCGATCCCGGTACCCACGCCACCGTGCTGGCGCTGTTCGGTTTGGCCGGAGCGGTCGGCTCGTTCATCGTGTCCTCGCTGCCCCTCGCGCGCCGGTACCTGACGGTGATGATCCTGATGTGGGGGGCGGGCTCGCTGCCCCTGGTGCTGATCGGATTCACCGGGCACGTCTGGATGATCGCTTTGGCCATGATCGTGGTGGGCGGCACCATGCAGGCCGCCAACGTCATCTGGGGCACCCTGATGCAGCGCCGTGTGCCCGAGGAGATGCTCGGGCGCGCGGCCAGCATGGACTTCTTTGTGTCCCTGGTCGGCCTGCCCGCATCCTTTGCGTTGGTGGTTCCGGTGGCCCACGTCATCGGCAACACGACGGTGTTCGTCATCGCCGGAGTGGCGCCTCTGGTGCTGGCGGTCGCCGCCCATATCGTCGCGCGGCTGGGCCGGGACGAAATGGCTCACCCCCTGGGCTAA
- the whiA gene encoding DNA-binding protein WhiA, which translates to MTAEVKDELSRLVVTQVSSRRAEVASLLRFAGGLHIVSGRVVVEAEVDQGSIARRLRKDIFDLYGYNAVVHVLSAGGIRKTTRYVVRVAKDGEALARQTGLLDLRGRPVRGLPAQVVGGSVADAEAAWRGAFLAHGSLTEPGRSSALEVSCPGPEAALALVGAARRLGVSAKAREVRGSDRVVVRDGEAIGALLTRMGAQDTRLTWEERRMRREVRATANRLANFDDANLRRSARAAVAAAARVERALEILGDTVPDHLAAAGKLRVEHRQASLEELGRLADPVMTKDAVAGRIRRLLSMADRKAKTDGIPDTESAVTPELLEEA; encoded by the coding sequence ATGACCGCCGAGGTCAAGGACGAACTGAGCCGCCTGGTGGTGACTCAGGTCAGTAGCCGCCGCGCCGAGGTCGCGTCGCTGCTGCGGTTCGCCGGCGGACTGCATATCGTCAGCGGCCGGGTTGTCGTCGAGGCGGAGGTCGATCAGGGCAGCATCGCGCGGCGTCTGCGCAAAGACATCTTCGATCTATACGGCTACAACGCCGTGGTGCATGTCCTGTCGGCCGGCGGCATTCGCAAGACGACCCGTTACGTGGTGCGCGTCGCGAAGGATGGCGAGGCGCTGGCACGACAGACCGGGCTGCTCGATCTGCGGGGCCGTCCGGTGCGTGGGCTGCCCGCACAGGTGGTCGGCGGCAGCGTGGCCGATGCCGAGGCAGCGTGGCGCGGTGCCTTCCTGGCCCACGGCTCACTGACGGAGCCCGGCAGGTCTTCGGCGCTGGAGGTCAGCTGCCCGGGCCCCGAGGCCGCATTGGCACTGGTCGGCGCGGCGCGGCGGCTCGGTGTGAGTGCCAAGGCCCGTGAAGTGCGGGGGAGCGACCGCGTAGTGGTTCGCGACGGCGAGGCGATTGGTGCCCTGCTTACCCGCATGGGCGCCCAGGACACCCGGCTGACCTGGGAAGAACGCCGTATGCGCCGCGAGGTACGGGCAACGGCGAACCGGCTCGCGAACTTCGACGACGCGAACCTGCGCAGGTCGGCGCGTGCGGCGGTGGCCGCTGCCGCACGCGTGGAACGCGCACTGGAAATCCTCGGTGACACCGTCCCCGACCATCTGGCCGCTGCGGGCAAACTGCGTGTCGAGCATCGTCAGGCATCGCTGGAGGAGCTGGGCCGCCTGGCCGATCCGGTCATGACCAAAGATGCTGTCGCGGGCCGTATCCGGCGACTGTTGTCGATGGCCGATCGCAAGGCCAAGACCGACGGCATCCCCGATACCGAATCCGCGGTGACCCCGGAGCTGCTCGAAGAAGCCTGA
- a CDS encoding gluconeogenesis factor YvcK family protein has protein sequence MDRVDSPFARREPRIVALGGGHGLYATLSAARRLTHDITAVVTVSDDGGSSGRIRSELGIVPPGDLRMALAALASDSPRGRMWATAIQHRLGGSGGLAGHPIGNLILAGLTDMLADPVTALDEMGRMLGITGRVLPMCPIPLQIEADVSGLESDPRMSRVIRGQVALATTPGKVRRVRLHPGDPPATRQAVDAIMAADLVVLGPGSWFTSVIPHVLVPELFAALQQTRARKALILNLASEPGETAGFSAERHLHVLSQHAPEFGVHDIVVESASADGTERDHLTRAAALFNAQVQFADVARPGTHLHDPAKLSAVLDRVRTGGAALGTGTSAGADAESTVRLAAGGGHTQHGSQRGDATWR, from the coding sequence ATGGATCGGGTGGACTCACCGTTCGCGCGACGTGAACCCCGCATTGTCGCCCTCGGGGGCGGGCACGGTCTGTACGCAACCCTGTCGGCGGCCCGGCGGCTCACCCACGACATCACCGCCGTCGTCACGGTGTCCGACGACGGCGGGTCATCGGGGCGAATCCGCTCCGAGCTGGGGATCGTGCCTCCCGGCGATCTGCGCATGGCGCTGGCCGCGCTCGCATCCGACAGTCCCCGCGGGCGCATGTGGGCCACCGCCATCCAGCACCGGCTGGGGGGCAGCGGCGGGTTGGCCGGGCACCCGATCGGCAATCTGATCTTGGCGGGGCTCACCGACATGCTCGCCGATCCGGTCACCGCGCTCGACGAGATGGGGCGCATGCTCGGCATCACCGGACGGGTACTGCCCATGTGCCCGATTCCGCTGCAGATCGAGGCCGACGTGTCGGGCCTGGAGTCAGATCCGCGGATGAGCCGGGTGATCCGCGGGCAGGTCGCGCTGGCGACCACACCGGGCAAGGTGCGCCGGGTACGTCTGCATCCGGGAGATCCTCCTGCGACCCGACAGGCTGTGGATGCCATCATGGCCGCAGACCTGGTGGTTCTCGGGCCCGGATCCTGGTTCACGAGCGTCATCCCGCATGTTCTGGTGCCCGAGTTGTTCGCGGCATTGCAGCAGACACGAGCCCGCAAGGCACTGATCTTGAACCTTGCTTCGGAGCCGGGGGAGACCGCGGGCTTTTCCGCCGAGCGACATTTGCACGTACTCTCGCAGCACGCTCCCGAGTTCGGTGTGCATGACATCGTCGTCGAATCTGCCTCGGCAGATGGCACCGAACGCGACCACCTGACCAGGGCTGCCGCCCTGTTCAATGCGCAGGTTCAATTCGCTGATGTCGCGCGTCCTGGTACACATTTACATGACCCTGCGAAACTGTCGGCGGTCTTGGATCGAGTACGGACGGGTGGCGCGGCCTTGGGCACAGGAACTTCCGCAGGAGCAGATGCCGAATCTACGGTGCGCCTCGCAGCGGGGGGCGGGCACACGCAACATGGAAGCCAGAGAGGGGACGCCACGTGGCGATGA
- the rapZ gene encoding RNase adapter RapZ gives MEPMTLHPPNETANADIDVVLVTGLSGAGRGTTAKVLEDLGWYVADNLPPELITRMVDLGLAAGSRITQLAVVMDVRSRGFTGDLESVRADLATRGISPRVLFLEASDESLVRRYENNRRSHPLQGGQTLAEGIAAERALLSSIRASADLVIDTSSLPVPALRAAIERAFSSESVAHISVTVESFGFKYGLPMDADMVVDVRFLPNPHWVDELRPHTGQHPSVSQYVLSQPGADEFLDTYHRLLNLVIDGYRREGKRYMTIAVGCTGGKHRSVAITEALAASLSPDEDLSVRVLHRDLGRE, from the coding sequence ATGGAGCCGATGACACTCCATCCCCCTAACGAGACCGCGAACGCCGATATCGACGTCGTCCTGGTCACGGGCCTCTCGGGCGCGGGACGCGGCACCACCGCCAAGGTGCTCGAAGACCTCGGGTGGTACGTCGCCGACAATCTGCCGCCGGAACTGATCACCCGGATGGTCGATCTGGGCCTCGCGGCCGGCTCGCGCATCACCCAGCTCGCCGTGGTCATGGATGTGCGGTCCCGGGGGTTCACCGGGGATCTGGAGTCGGTCCGTGCCGACCTGGCCACGCGCGGGATCAGCCCGCGCGTGCTGTTCCTGGAAGCGTCCGACGAGAGCCTGGTCCGCCGCTACGAGAACAACCGGCGGAGTCATCCGTTGCAGGGTGGGCAGACCCTCGCCGAGGGCATCGCCGCCGAGCGCGCCCTGCTTTCCTCGATCCGGGCGTCCGCGGATCTGGTCATCGACACCTCGTCGTTGCCCGTCCCGGCCCTACGCGCGGCGATCGAGCGCGCCTTCAGCAGTGAATCCGTGGCCCACATCAGCGTCACGGTCGAGTCCTTCGGATTTAAGTACGGCTTGCCGATGGACGCGGATATGGTCGTCGACGTCCGGTTCCTGCCGAATCCGCATTGGGTGGACGAGCTGAGACCACACACCGGTCAGCATCCTTCGGTGAGTCAGTACGTCTTGAGCCAACCCGGTGCGGACGAGTTCCTGGACACCTACCATCGGCTGCTGAACCTCGTGATCGACGGCTACCGGCGAGAGGGAAAGCGCTACATGACCATCGCGGTGGGCTGCACTGGCGGTAAGCATCGCAGTGTCGCGATAACCGAGGCACTGGCCGCATCACTGTCACCCGATGAAGACCTGTCGGTGCGTGTGCTGCACCGCGATCTGGGACGCGAATGA